From the Lathyrus oleraceus cultivar Zhongwan6 chromosome 4, CAAS_Psat_ZW6_1.0, whole genome shotgun sequence genome, one window contains:
- the LOC127137459 gene encoding U11/U12 small nuclear ribonucleoprotein 31 kDa protein-like produces MNKKILNGRTLTASIAADNGRAPEFIRKRVYNTETALCYECGGHGHLSYEWPKNQLGPRPRPQPKKPRRGFSGLRDRDGEEEGDEEEEEGGQIAAEQFDDNWASVVDDEAGERLLGRNRNDDEGLDNNKTKKKGKKAGYFSDESDDDDDD; encoded by the coding sequence ATGAATAAGAAGATTCTCAATGGAAGGACTCTAACTGCTTCTATTGCTGCTGATAATGGACGTGCTCCGGAGTTTATTCGGAAGCGCGTGTACAATACTGAGACTGCTTTGTGTTATGAGTGTGGGGGGCATGGTCATTTGTCGTATGAGTGGCCTAAGAATCAGTTGGGGCCGAGGCCACGACCTCAGCCTAAGAAGCCGCGACGGGGATTTAGTGGGCTTAGGGATAGGGATGGGGAGGAGGAAGGTgatgaggaggaggaggagggtGGTCAGATTGCTGCGGAGCAGTTTGACGATAATTGGGCTTCTGTTGTGGATGATGAAGCGGGTGAAAGGTTGCTGGGGAGAAACAGAAATGATGATGAGGGATTGGACAACAACAAGACgaagaagaaagggaagaaaGCTGGGTATTTCAGTGATGAgagtgatgatgatgatgatgattga